The Oncorhynchus mykiss isolate Arlee chromosome 5, USDA_OmykA_1.1, whole genome shotgun sequence DNA window CTTTTCAGCACAACAATATGATGTTTGGTTTTCTCCCATTCAGATTATCGCTCAGGAATTCAGCCATAGCTTCCTCCACAAGCAGCCTAAAGCAGGTGTGGCGCAGGCAGCatcaggtaaacacacacaccacataaaatGCTAACACATTTGAATGAATACACATGCCTCACTCTTACACCAAGAACCTCAACTTTGTAATGTAGTATCTTTCTTACCCTCTCTAGCCAAGCGTCGCGCCCCTGCTCCCATGCCTGTAACTCCAGCCCAGAAGATCACCAAACCAGCCGCCAAATATGGAGTGCCTTTAAATGTCAGGAAAGCCTCAGATGCAGCCATGAAACCTGCCGAGTGGAAACCAGCCGTCAAACACAAGATGGTTAGTACTGGAAGAGAGCCAGTGACGTCTTTCAGCCTTCTCAACAGGATGATCCTATACTGGCTGTGCATCCTTGTCTACTGCCCCTCCACTGAGACAGATCTATTCATATTGGTTATGAATGTGTGTTATGAAGATGTGTCATGTTACACCTCAGTGGGACATGGATGggcgtgtgtgtgtcctctgagTCTGAACCCCAGTGTTATATGTTGCTCAGGCCCCCGTCCCCCTCCCAGCAGCACCCCAGAGGAGAGTGAGtcgagtggaggaagagaggaggaaatatGAGGTAGCTACAACAGAGAGAGCGCCTCCTGTAACCTGTATTAACCCCTGCATCTCCTTTTCTTCCTTCCATTACCCCACCCACATAAAGTTCCCTCCTGACGTACATCCTTTTTTCTTCCTCATCATCACTCATCCAAACAGAGTGCAGCCCCCCACTTCTCCTCTTCCAGACAGTTTGAATAGCCCTCCCTCTTCTACACCCCTCTTTCTCCTAACCTGCCTAAAGAGTGCTCTTTTTCCCCCCTCCTTGTATACCTGTTCTATAGCAGTGAACCTCTTGCGTCTTAGTAAGTTCGTGGTTTCATGTTGACTATTGTGTTTACACTACAGGAAGGTGCCAGGAAGAAAAGGATGGAGCTgattgagaaagagaggaaacagagggagCAGGTCAGCTGGGTGTCTAGCATTTGATATACTGTATTACATCTGAAATATGAAACTTCAGATTGTTCATCTTTATTTGTTCTTCAGATGTTTCTGTTGAAGGCTGGACAGATGAAGCGATATGAGCGGGAAAAGGTGAGTCAAATCGAATGTTATTTTCCacgtgcttcgtaaacaacagttGTACACTAACAGTGAAGTACTTACTTACGGGCCccacaacaatgcagagagaaaaataatagAAAAAATAACAACACAAGGAATAactacacaatgagtaacgataacttggctgtatacagggaacaccagtactgagtcgatgtgcaggtgtATGAGGTAATTGAAGTAGACGGTACATATggataaagtgactagtcaaCAGGATAGCTAATAAGcaatagcagcagcgtatgtgatgagtcaaaagggGGCCATTGCAGAAAGTctaggtagctatttggttaactatttagcagtcttatgacttgatggtggaagctgttcagggtcctgttggttccagactttgtgcatcggtactgcttaccatgcggtagcagagagaacagtctctgacttgggtggctggagtcttttgaccatttttagggccttccttgaCAGTGGGGGTAGTATAACTGTAAACAGTAGTTATTTACACTATGTAACATTATGACATTGCAGTAGTGACGATCAAACTTAAGCATTTCATGTAATGCTTATAGTGACTAGTGAACTTTGACCCCCAGATAAACCGGATCAACCGAGCTCGAGAACAGGGCTGGAGGCATGTCCTGAGCTCTAGTGGAGGCAGCAGTCCAGAGAGGAAGGTAcagaatgaccccccccccccccccccccctcatcatcatcatcatcatctactGTGGTTTCACTTCATTAGTCTCACTACACTGGAGATGTTTTATCATCAATCAAAGCTTCTCCTCTCTAACTCACTGTCTTATCTGTCCCCAGTGTTTTGTAGGAGGTGGTGGTATGATGGCTGGGTTTGCAGCTCCTGTCCCAGAGCCCCTGCTTCCTGCTCCATGTCCTGCCCAGGGCCCCACCccaggccctgccccgctctccccTAGCAGGGGCCCATATGAACACTACCATGCTGCTCTGGACCAGCTGGCCAAACCTCAGCCCAAAGAGGGTGCCAGAGAGGGATTCGGAGCAGGAGGAGACACTCCTGTTAGGTGGGTTCAGCCATCATTTCCTTTGGGTAATTTATTGACTCAGGTGACTgattgtgttgttttgtatgtGTAAGGGGTGTGCCAGCTGCTGCCAGCTCAGTGCTGCCCAATGGCCCTGCTCGTCTCCCAGACCCTGATGTGGTGAAGAGAGAGCTACGGAGGCTAGAGTATGTCACCAAACAAACCCATGTTAGCAGGTCCGTGGTTGGTCACAAACCATTCTAGAAAACATTACTCTGTCTCTGACCGGCATTAAAGCTTTGCATGATATTGGATCATATTTATTAGTTATTCCTTACGTTGTATCAATACTAAGTCAATTAAATAACTTCCTCTCCAACTGTCTCCAGGCAACGGGGTCACGCAGCAGCTGAACGGGCCAATCAGGTTCAGGAGTTTCTGCAGCGTAAGAGAGATGCCATGCTGAACAAGGTCCGCGCTGAGGGACAGCTGGTACGTTTTCTCCTTCCTGCCCCCCATTTCTATACTTCTGCTCACTGAACAATAGGATGTCTCTTTTAAAGTCTGTTCAGTTCTCACAAAAGATAACGGGGTTGTTGTATGGTCATGGTTAATAACCAAAGTGTCGATCTGGAATCAAGGTTGAATTGCATGCTTACCGGAGTTTAGACAAAATGCAGCACATTTTTATACATGTGAAATGTGGTTGAATTGAACGGTGAACAGGGTGCCCGGCAAAACCTGGCAGCCATCTATGGTCGGTCCAGCTACAGCAGGCCCAAACccaacaaagaggaggaggtaggagcCCAGCTCTCAGCTCTGGATGTCCAGCCGGCCTCACCCCATCTGATCCCTCACTCATAACAACATGCCTGGGTTTGGCTTGCCCTCTTCAGTTGTGTCTGCATGACACTACACTCAGACACATCCCCTTAAAAGAATAATCCACTTAAAAACTATCTTTTTGTATTTTGTTCATTAATcgactgttgatacagtcccaaaatgttttgcatgtcagcaatcaagttttcaagatgggCTTTCAAAAAGCAAGTTGTCACttgccacatcatcatgatgCAAAACACTCTTGAAAACCTGATTGCTGACTTTCTTAATATTTTGGGACTGTATATTTTTTGATTGGATTATTCCTGTAACTCTGCAGTCAAAGTCACCCAGCAGCACCTCCCAGTGTCCGACTCCCTGTATTGCATGTACTGTGtcaccaggtgtgtgtgtcaATGCACAAGTGTGATTCAGACCTCATACATTTGGTGCACCAGTAATAGCTTTTTTTCCCCTTTCCATAACATATTTTTGTGCACATTATGTTGTCCCTTTTTTTGAtcatttttttttatggaataaaTTAATCTCAAGTAACTCCAGTGTTTCCTTTTTAGGTGTTTGAGTAACTCAAGCTTTGTTTTTATATATTGCACCAGTGTCTTTCTTGCAGTATCAAGTATGTGGATGACTGATTTTACGTCGGTTCTTACATGTCATTTGTTATAGGAAACCATTTTAGTGGATTATTTTGTCATCTGTTTGTGTATGTTGTATAGCTTTGTGTCATATGATGTGTAACCTGTGTGAGTCTGATCCGTGCTGTAGCCTCTTAGCAATATGTGAACTCTTTGTTTGTGTGTTAGTATAACTTCTGCAGTTATGTTCTCAGGAGTACCTGTCCCGGCTGAGGCAGATCAGGCTACAGAACTTCAATGAGAGACAGCAGATCAAAGCACGCCTCAGAGGAGTGAAGGTATCCTTCCACCCTTTCAGAACACATCAGCATAACATCCTTTTAATCAGCCTCTGAACTTCTGTTATGTTTTGGCATTTTTGTTTGCGGGTAATGGCGGCATCATCTGGTTGTTCGCGTGATCAATCCAGTACGACAGTGATGGCTCAGACAGCAAGGAGTCCTGTGAGGAGACAGAGCTGAGGAGAAAGAAGATTGAAGCACTGAAGGCCCAAGCGCAGGCCCGTGCTGCTGTGTTGAAGGAGCAGCTagagaaaaaaaggagagaggcctatgagagagagaagagagcctgGGAGGATCACGTAAGTCCCCATACTCCTCAAGCTCATCTGCTACAATTGTACAGCATGTGTAGGATTAAAATCACTAACATTGATTGTGGTGTGTTTTTGTCAGCTTGCTGCTCGAGACGTGAAGGTTGGAATGGTAGCAGGAGGTGTAGCAGTAGAGCTAGCTCCTCCCCCTCGGCctggcccctccctccctgtacagGACGTTGTAGCTAGAGCCCAGCCTGCATCCAAACCCTCCACCCCTGTCATCTCCATGACTTCTGCTCTGAAGGACGTGGGAGCAGTCAGTAAACACTTAAAGCTTTCAGTTATTTTCCTCCATTATTCCATTTTTATTACACATGCTTTCTTTCTCCCATTTGTCTGTCTCCCAGCAGCTGGCGTCTGTGCAGAGCTCTTTTAAAGATGACTTTCCTAAAACGGACATCATTAAGGTGAGTTGGGTCAATAACTTCCAATACAGCACAGTGCTGCTTCACAAAATTACTATTTTACACTGAGGCTAGTTGGTTGCAGTGCCTTTTGGTTTATAGTAAGACAGTGACTATATGTTTGGTTTTATTGGTGATTTCTTCAGAGTGAGAAGAAGGAGATTCTCCGGAGACTGAATCAGAACTTGAAGGCCCAGAGCCCTGAGGAGGAGGTGTCAGCCACACCCTCAGAAGAACTATGCCCCACCCCCCAGCAGAGCCAGCCTATCGCAGAGGACAGACCGTCCTCTGGTGGGGacaggaaaaagtgggaggctgtAGCTCCGTCTATTCTCTCTGTAGCCCAGCAGACTCTAGAAGAGACCTGTATCAGAACGACTGGTGAGTTATACCATCTGTCTCCTAGAGCCGGACTCTTAAACAGAATCTTGTTCGCTATAGAAAGGACTAGGACCTGTTTGAATTGCTGGATTGACAAGAACCGTGGATCCTTACTCTCACCATTTTGATTCTGagctccatctctcttcctctccttctccccaggCTCTCAGGCTCTGTCTCCAGAGGAGAGACCGTCCTCTGGTGGGGACAGGAAGAAGTGGGAGGCTGTAGCTCCGTCTATTCTCTCTGTAGCCCAGCAGACTCTAGAAGAGACCTGTATCAGAACGACTGGTGAGTTATACCATCTGTCTCCTAGAACCGGACTCTTaaacagaatcaaatcaaatgtatttgtcacatacacatggttagcagatgttaatgcgagtgtagcgaaatgcttgtgcttctagttccgacagtgcagtaataaccaacgagtaatctaacctaacaattccaaaactactaccttatacacacaagtgtaaagggataaagaatatgtacataaagatatatgaatgagtgatggtacagaacggcataggcaagatgcagtagatggtatcgagtacaatatatacatatgagatgagtaatgtagggtatgtaaacattatattaagtagcattgtttaaagtggctagtgatataatttacataaatttccatcaattcccattattaaagtggctggggttgagtcagtgtgttggcagcagccactcatgttagtgatggctgtttaacagtctgatggccttgaaatagaagctgtttttcagtctcttggtccctgctttgatgcacctgtactgacctcaccttctggatgatagctgggtgaacaggcagtggctcgggtggttgttgtgcttgatgatctttatggccttcctgtgacatcgggtggtgtaggtgtcctggagggcaggtagtttgcccccggtgatgcgttgtgcagacctcactaccctctggagagccttacggttgagggcggagcagttgccataccaggcggtgatacagcccgacaggatgctctcgattgtgcatctgtagaagtttgtgagtgcttttggtgacaagctgaatttcttcagcctcctgaggttgaagaggcactgctgtaGAAAGGACTAGGACCTGTATGAATTGCTGGGTTGACAAGAACCGTGGATCCTTACCCTCACCTTTTGATTCTGagctccatctctcttcctctccttctccccaggCTCTCAGGCTCTGTCTCCAGAGGAGAGACCATCCTCTGGTGGGGACAGGAAGAAATGGGAGGCTGGATCTCCATCTATTCTCTCTGTAGCTCAGCAAACTCTAGAGGATACCTGTATCAGGACCGCTGGTGAATAACCTAGACGCATGCATTCCAGCACAATATCTCCTACATCCAGACTATATCTACATGTATACTAATAGATATCTGTTTGTGTATGTTGTAGAACAGACAGTGGGTGAGGTCATTCGGATGGATGTGCTACAGGACGACGCCCCTAGAAAAGCATGGGGGCGGAGCCCGGATTCTCAGGTGCTGAGAGTTCTACAGGAGGCGGAGCTTCAGCCTCTTACCCAGCTGCTGGGGAATGTCAACATCTGTGAAGAGAAACTCACTGGCGAGTCCTTAATatacccaccaacacacacttaCCATTACCAACCACATTCCGTACAGACTCAACGTCTAAGTGCTAATGATTCTGATTGGTTCCCATTCAGACAACTTGAATCAGACGGCTAAGATGGTTGGTGTGAGTGGAACTAAGGAAGTGATGCATTCAGAGGCAAGCCCACCTGCTGTGATATCTGTCGTTAAGAAcacagaggtcaaaggtcaggaaGAGGGGATGATCTCAGTAGACGTGACGGGTCAGGAGAAGAGGCAGGCTATATTAGAAGAGATGCTAAAGACCCCACCCAAACcgatagagatggagggtgagggagtggGTTACATACTATACAGGTTGTCAGATACTGGCAATCTTCATCCAGAGACCTGCAGTCAGTGTATTATATAACACCACCTAAATCACTCAGTCAGTTGTTCTCTTGTTCTCTCCAGATCCAGCAGACTTGGAGTCAGTGGTCCTGGAGGAGTGCCCAAAGCAGGCCTCAAATTCACCAGCTGGAGTAGTGCATGCCTGGGAGAAACGAGCCCTGCCGCTGGGGTGAGGGTTTGCTGGCTCCCCACTGGAGCTGGATTACAGAAATCTAATCCAAGAATAGGTTTCGTTAATCAAGACCTAATGTGATTTACATTGGATTAAAAACCTGTACCTTTAGACTAACATGTGACTTGAACTATAATGAAGCTTAGACATAATattagtatttttattttattttaattttacccccttttctccccaattttgtggtatccaattgttagtagttactatcttgtctcatcactacaactcccgtacgggctcgggcatccaacccggaagccagccgcaccaatgtgtcggaggaaacactgagcacctggcgacctggttagcgtgcactgcgcccggcccgccacaggagtcactggtgcgcgatgagacaaggatttccctaccggccaaaccctccctaacccggacgacgctaggccaattgtgtgtccgcccacggacctcccggtagcggccggctgcgacagagcctgggagcgaacccagagtctctggtggcacagccccTAGACCACTAGTATCCTAAAATGTAATCTACGTAATTCCCAAAAGCAATTATAATGAGAGgaccataaacaataactagtaatgctgcatactcaaatctcacctttctgataaaattgctgaggtgtagtcactttgaaggacacaagctcaagtacacagttcaaatatgaaatattttaTGACGtttttcctattcaacaaaactgtatgaataagACTTGAAATTGCTCATCTGCTTTCTTAATATAGTATAATCAAATTAGAAAACCACTAACTATAAGATTTGTGTATttagaaaatgtgcatattttctcaaggtctctcttgatcaaaacatcccccccccccccccccccccactgctgtGAACGTCACACAGATCTCTATCTTGGCTTCCAAAACTAATTAGGAACTCACTCTCCTTTAATCTCATATACATCTTGTACATCTATGACAAACAAAGTGGAATTATTTTAGATTACTGGATATAAATCGACCTCTGAATGTGCTATAGTGATGAAATAACTCTCTCCTGCTGCACTACGGTGTAAGGATTGCAGGCATTTGCTTTGTCAGTGGCTGATACATATggttcagccaggagttgatggacagttGGAAGAGCAAATTaaatggtaggagggacatcccagcttcaagtggtttCAGATTTCACATCCTAGATTTCACaaaaatatactgtgtctctgGGAACCAGATCGATTTATAATTGAAAATGTCAGTCGGAACTGGTACCAGAACCACGCAGGTCCCCTAAGGGGTGTTGACATCTAAGtggttttaagaaatgttcaTGAAACTCAATTATCAAGAATTATGTCTTGATTTTGTATGTGATTCTCCTATTAGGCCACCAGAGGGCAGAGTAACACCAGCAGAAACCAAAGAGGTTGGGGAGAAAGCAGAGAAGCAACCTGAATCCTCCGGTAAGCTGAGAGAGACACTTCTAAAACTAAACTACCTTTGGTGTCCCAtactcacctccctccctccctctaggtaTAGCACCTGTGTATGAGGAACCTCTGTTTGTGAAGCTGTGCTCCTCGCCGGCCCACCGCCGTACTGCAGCTCTGGTTCTTATGTCAGCCCAGTCGTCCATGGAGGACTCGTCCTCTTCTCTAGCCTCACGCTCAcgctccgtctctcctctccgctccaaACACCACAATGCCCTCCTCATCGGCCTCTCCACCGGCCAGTTTGATGCCAACAACCCAAAGGTGAACAACACTTCTCCTCAAGGAGACTGGAGATAAGAACTAAGGAGAATGAATGGATGTGGAATTGCTAAATAATTCTGAATAACTATTAACATAATCGCACTGTTATGGTGACCCTGAACATCCTCTTTATAATACAACACAAGTAACGAACATATTCTCCTTTTATAAAATGAACAAACAACATATTTCAGAGGTGAATGAAATTGGCTGGTTAATTTCTATATCAATCACATGACAGGATCTGTACCTTCCATTTAATATGATCTTTTATTCTATCCTCTAAAGTGATGTTCAGCTGTAGAGGATGTTTAGGAAATGAACTCTGACCCTTCTGCCTGTGCATGAGAAATGTGGAGGTTCTGTGGTATTTTTAGGTTTTGATTCAGTCTTTATTAATGAAGGGCTTTGGAATAGAGCCAGTCATATTAATCACATGGTCTGAAGAAGGCATGATGAGAGAGGCTATTTATCTTCCTGCATTTTTCATAACATCAATCAGGGACGAAGGAGAGcggtgcagagagagacaggcaaagCTCCCTGTTATTTGTTTGTAGGGATGGGTGTGTCAGAGCTCTACCTTTGATCCGTGTGTGTACTCTGGTCCAGCTTTGAGCCCTACATGTATGTGTTTTCAGCGATGGCTCTCCCTGGACAAAGCGTTATTAATGCAATTCTTCCACATCCGTGATGTGTCATCATACCAGAGTCCACTCCACTGGCCAGcctcacgcatgcacacacacctgcacacatgTCCTCGAACATGCTCCAACTGATACCTCAACTGGCCCCAGGTTAAAGGCATTTTTCACATTTAAAGAAtgtcggttactagtccaccgctctaaccactaggctaccctgccgccccaaaaggAATTTGATTACAATTTGATTAATTTCCTTGATCTTCTGGGCACCTGACCTGCACTATAACTTATGGCAAAATCCTGTTGCAAACTTTCAAAAAAAGTAAAGTTGGTGCTAAAAATATGCATCTGTGATATTTATTTAGTCATGGTGGGTGTGTGACCGGTGCTTTACTGTTTGTCCTCAGATGCTGCGTACCTGCTCTCTACCAGACCTCAGCAGACTGTTCAGCTCTCTACAGGAGGCAGGAGGGGCCAACGGGGCGGTTGCCCCTGACAACGACAACAATCTGGATATAGAGgacatggaggaagaggaggaagaagaggccaAAGAGGATGAACAATCAGAGACTGAAGAGTAAGATACTCATTGCActacacatgcgcacacacacagtgagtataTGTAGAATACAAAGAAACCCAATTTCACTTCTGTGTTTTGTGGAACATCCTTTGTGCAGTTTGAAAACATGACGTGCTATGAGTACTATGAGCTGTGTTCTCTCAGTGTGTATGAGGATGATGACTTGAGGGAGCTAAGGGCCTCCATGGAGAGACTCCTGCAGGAGGAGCGCAGCGAGGAAGATGAGGGGGGATCTGGCTCTAACTCTGGTAGTCCTCCAGAGGAAGAGGGAGGCGATGGCTTTAACGGCAACCCTGCTGAGGATGAAGATGATGAGGAGCTGAACGGGATGGCtgtggatgaggaggagggttCTAATGGGAGTCCAGGTGATGAAGAGGCAGGACACACACTCACCAACGGACTGGAAGAAGAGGAGCACCACAGCAGTGAGAGCCAGCTCAATGAAGAATGGCAATCGGGTACATTAGTAATCCTTCCTTCATCCACATGCACAATACTGTAGCTACAATGCATGCAGCCAGAAGCAGATTTTCAATAGGATTGTGTGTGAACAACAGATGacagtggtgaggaggaggacgGTGCGGCTGAACAGCAGGACAGCATATTCAGCCGTCTGGAGGAGCTGCGGTTTAACCTGGAGCAGGAGATGGGCTTTGAGAACTTTATAGAGGCCTACAACAAGATCAAGGTATGGATGGGACCTGCTTACCCCCTACCCTCCTGAAGTCATTCATTATCTATCATACAGCAATTACACATGGTCATTGAATTTTCATGATGTCCTTGTACCATTAAAGGCAATTCATGAAGATGAGGATGAGAACATCGACATGGGCCCCGACATGGTACTGAACATCCTGGGGACTGAGCACCAGCACCTGTACCCCAACATCCTTCACCTGGTCATGGCTGATGGAGCCTACCAAGAGGGTTAGTATCAAGAGGGTTATACCAAGagggttagagtgtgtgtgtgtatcccaccTTCTCTTATTCCCCCTTTGTTTTGATGGATCTCTTTTCCCTCATGTTTAAATCACGGTCCCATATGTGTTTTTCTATTAATTGTTGTGTTCAGCCAGTATACTGATTCCCTCTTAAACAGGTTTTCCCAGAGCGCTAGACTGCGTGAGCGAGCCAATAAACCCTTTAATCTAATCTGCCCAATCCTATTCTCCCCTAACGCCCCACGGGCTCAGACAATTAGGGACTATGTCAACGTGAAACACACCCTAaagactctctgtctgtctccccctcactcccccgCCTCACCCCTGTGCCAAGTCAGCTGTCATATgctgggggaagggaggggagagggagtgtTTAATTTGTGTCTGATGGAACAGAACGGAACTCTACCAGGACATGAGAGCAGAGGCTTCAGACGGCTCTCAAGCTCTCTCTGGACTATCTCTATGCTCTCTCTTTGTTTTGTTCTCTCTAACACTTTGGATAAAATGAAACACTTGTCTTTCTCCCCCCCTTACCACTCTATTCTGTGTAGATGTCCAGTGCTGGTCTATTTGTCTCTAACAGCCTTGCTCCCTCCCTTTCGATCCATTTTTATTTGATCTGATGTGTGACTCAAGCCCTTCCATTTAGGTAGAGATGTTAATGGAACCAGGCAGGAGGCTTTCTCTCTGAAGCTCAAGGCTTCTGATTTCAAACTCTTTCTGCTGATAGAAGTCTGCCTGTAATGGGAATTAGTCTAACCTGTCGCTGAAGATTAGAGCCTCCATTGATTCTTAAAGGGTTACATGTCTGAATGAAGTGTGTTTGACTGTTGGGCCTAAGGGGGTGATCCTGCTGAATGTTGTGTTACGGTTGTTTTGTCTTGTAGGGTGCCAGATTCACACCTTTTATAGTGTTCAGGGTTTAAGGTCACTGATTTGGGATTAATGGAAATGTGAATTTAGTAATAAAGACTGCAAAAGTGATGTGCTCAGCTTTTTGCCCAGCACCTCAGATTAAGAAAGCTGATTTGACCTGGGGCTCTGAGTGTACTCAGCCACTCTCTCATGCTACAGCCTATCTAATGACTCATTGGTTTTAACATGCaacttcacatctctctctctttctccatcccctcTTCTTCTTTTAGATAATGATGAATAGGGGATATGCGTCCAAGCCGCTGGCAGCTTCTGACAATCTGCTAGCCATCTGATGTCTTCCCAAGGTGCACTGCATGTGGTAGACGACTCTCTGTGTGGAGGGTTGGGGCCATAGATGGATCTGGGAGGGGTTGGAGCCAGGCTCTGGCACAGTTGCATGATTGAATAGGCTATCTAGTACACTGATGTCTGTATTTCCTACTTCCACTTCAAACACCTGACTCACTCTTTTTTAACTTCATGTTCATATGAAAGTGCATTATCAAGAAATACTTTCTGGTAACCAAAGTTAAATGGAAGGTTTCGTCAAACATAAATCTGTCTGTATCTGTTGGAATATATTTATTGACCAGCACCATATCAAATGGTCAATTTAAAGGTCAAACAGGTGATTGTACATGTGATATTCCTAATGCTGGGGTTAGGACCACCCAGTCACCATCCTCACAATACAAACCAGGTCAACTTCTATAAACGTGCAAAACATATTTTCCATAAAAACCCGTTGGACCTCCTTTTTTAAATTACTTTTTCATACAGCTAAATGTTATCTAATGCATTTTCACATTTCTTACCTGTTCTGTTAACCCCAAAATATGTGTTCAGCTCAAAAGGAAGATCACTTTTTGTTTAAGGATGTTGTATGTTGGCATGGTAGCAGCTGCAAGGGACTGCTACTTGTTTGCTTTATGTCAAGTCAGATTGTTACTCTGTTAAGAGAATTGTAAAGATATAAATTACTGGTAATGATATCGATTTTAAAGCGTTATTCTTATTTGATAATAAAGGAAATATTGTAAATAAATGCTTTTTTCTAATCTTTGTTTAGATTTAAGTCTTGTTTGGTGTTTTACTGTATGCATTTTCGCATGTTTGTGTATGATGACTCTGCATAGATCCATTACACTCAAGAAGGACTAAGAAGGTTACATTTCAGACTGCT harbors:
- the nek1 gene encoding serine/threonine-protein kinase Nek1 isoform X5, with protein sequence MDKYEKVRKIGEGSFGKAILVKSREDGKQYVIKEIGISRMSSKERQESRKEVAVLANMSHPNIVQYKESFEECGCLYIVMDYCEGGDLFKTINSQKGVQFPEEQILDWLVQICLALKHVHDRKILHRDIKSQNIFLTKDGTIQLGDFGIARVLNSNSTILFLSTVELARTCIGTPYYLSPEICENKPYNNKSDVWALGCVLYEMCTLKHAFEAGNMKNLVLKIIRGSYPPVSIHYSQDLRSLMGQLFRRNPRERPSVSSILDKPFLSHRIFRFLTPEIIAQEFSHSFLHKQPKAGVAQAASAKRRAPAPMPVTPAQKITKPAAKYGVPLNVRKASDAAMKPAEWKPAVKHKMAPVPLPAAPQRRVSRVEEERRKYEEGARKKRMELIEKERKQREQMFLLKAGQMKRYEREKINRINRAREQGWRHVLSSSGGSSPERKCFVGGGGMMAGFAAPVPEPLLPAPCPAQGPTPGPAPLSPSRGPYEHYHAALDQLAKPQPKEGAREGFGAGGDTPVRGVPAAASSVLPNGPARLPDPDVVKRELRRLEQRGHAAAERANQVQEFLQRKRDAMLNKVRAEGQLGARQNLAAIYGRSSYSRPKPNKEEELCSQEYLSRLRQIRLQNFNERQQIKARLRGVKYDSDGSDSKESCEETELRRKKIEALKAQAQARAAVLKEQLEKKRREAYEREKRAWEDHLAARDVKVGMVAGGVAVELAPPPRPGPSLPVQDVVARAQPASKPSTPVISMTSALKDVGAQLASVQSSFKDDFPKTDIIKSEKKEILRRLNQNLKAQSPEEEVSATPSEELCPTPQQSQPIAEDRPSSGGDRKKWEAVAPSILSVAQQTLEETCIRTTGSQALSPEERPSSGGDRKKWEAVAPSILSVAQQTLEETCIRTTGSQALSPEERPSSGGDRKKWEAGSPSILSVAQQTLEDTCIRTAEQTVGEVIRMDVLQDDAPRKAWGRSPDSQVLRVLQEAELQPLTQLLGNVNICEEKLTDNLNQTAKMVGVSGTKEVMHSEASPPAVISVVKNTEVKGQEEGMISVDVTGQEKRQAILEEMLKTPPKPIEMEDPADLESVVLEECPKQASNSPAGVVHAWEKRALPLGPPEGRVTPAETKEVGEKAEKQPESSGIAPVYEEPLFVKLCSSPAHRRTAALVLMSAQSSMEDSSSSLASRSRSVSPLRSKHHNALLIGLSTGQFDANNPKMLRTCSLPDLSRLFSSLQEAGGANGAVAPDNDNNLDIEDMEEEEEEEAKEDEQSETEDVYEDDDLRELRASMERLLQEERSEEDEGGSGSNSGSPPEEEGGDGFNGNPAEDEDDEELNGMAVDEEEGSNGSPGDEEAGHTLTNGLEEEEHHSSESQLNEEWQSDDSGEEEDGAAEQQDSIFSRLEELRFNLEQEMGFENFIEAYNKIKAIHEDEDENIDMGPDMVLNILGTEHQHLYPNILHLVMADGAYQEDNDE